From Candidatus Poribacteria bacterium, one genomic window encodes:
- a CDS encoding SDR family oxidoreductase: MGFSLADKVAIVVGSSSGMGEATAVTFAESGAKVVLAARSADKLAALAEEIGENAIACPTDVQNSAAVDRLVATTLEHFGRIDVLVYVTGTNIPERSLEVLSNETWDMMIQTNLTGAFYCTKAVLPTMRDQQDGLIIYVSSGAVQRPDTSGVSYQATKHGLVGLAHGTFQEEKENGIRTSMLFPGLTDTPLVLQRPVPTPPEVMAKSLQPQDVADACLLVASLPARVYVPELVMLPSGLA; this comes from the coding sequence ATGGGTTTTTCATTGGCGGATAAGGTTGCCATTGTGGTGGGAAGTAGCAGTGGCATGGGGGAAGCAACCGCGGTCACTTTTGCTGAATCAGGGGCAAAAGTTGTGCTTGCTGCAAGAAGTGCCGATAAGCTCGCAGCGTTAGCGGAAGAGATTGGCGAGAATGCAATCGCCTGTCCGACCGATGTACAAAATTCGGCAGCCGTGGATAGGCTCGTTGCAACAACGTTAGAACACTTTGGACGGATCGATGTGCTCGTCTACGTCACCGGCACAAACATTCCCGAACGGAGCCTTGAAGTTTTATCCAACGAAACGTGGGATATGATGATCCAGACGAACCTGACCGGAGCGTTTTACTGTACAAAAGCGGTCCTGCCAACGATGCGAGATCAACAGGATGGCTTGATTATTTATGTCTCCAGTGGAGCGGTGCAGCGTCCCGATACATCTGGCGTCTCCTATCAAGCAACCAAGCACGGGCTGGTTGGTCTCGCTCACGGCACGTTCCAGGAGGAGAAAGAGAACGGTATCCGCACCTCAATGCTCTTTCCCGGTTTGACGGATACGCCGCTCGTCCTACAACGTCCGGTGCCAACCCCACCCGAAGTGATGGCAAAATCGCTACAACCACAGGATGTCGCCGATGCGTGTCTGTTGGTCGCTTCCCTGCCAGCACGCGTTTATGTCCCGGAATTAGTGATGCTACCTTCGGGCTTGGCGTAG
- a CDS encoding M20/M25/M40 family metallo-hydrolase codes for MIKRFISVLIFLLFIPTVLFAQEDLLVKIPKSSDQHLQFLQAHHGIKLRYRTSDFAIIQVPWGSGSIEASQSVLAELPDPQVLDAVTPGFNHYVLWLPSAEERAAIEAYGEILHQFGGLSLLKLHANLESVLLDLPVHHRAKLPTNIALPEFQSPSAAPSISASPQQQSVIQGLLNQADGVRWLWQTIALVENEDLQRPGQFFRSRYALRVRDVVQFDDNPKPDHACDNSADYIAQQFRSYGLEVEFDPFDHRRRSALGALVGEYVMRNVVATLPGKGPNKNRIYLMVGHYDSIASKTPGWDGGWRQMAAPGASDNASGIAEMLETARILSQQDFDFTVRFIAFSGEELFLFGSKHYARLVQERGDDIAGVINFDLLGHDPDGNLDIHVLGDEQSQWLVNAFGAAAERYRLPIDLRLKNDPSFIFSDHSPFWDIGIPAVMVAEESSLDAPDESTEYIHSQEDDLTKISIPLLGELAIKLAVATLAELARPIVGSSEPLNPDIFWESEGITVSNPAPTKGDEVIISAEVTNAGPVPVENITVQFVVVSPDGTSETLPEQSVDLSVNQPKTVSDRFTPATWGVFTLRALVNDDTRVFESNFNNNRIETELTVANPSVTIENIVAYPNPLRLNQPDAALKLTYTLSSNAEVVISIYDTVGEQVLESVFLAGDNGGRLGANDAFTWEGRRNFFELVTPGVYICQITATNADGESRTEGTKIAVIR; via the coding sequence ATGATTAAGAGATTTATCTCTGTTCTTATTTTTTTACTTTTCATTCCAACAGTCCTCTTCGCTCAAGAAGATCTACTCGTCAAGATTCCCAAAAGTTCCGACCAACACCTCCAGTTTCTCCAAGCTCATCATGGGATCAAGCTACGCTATCGCACATCTGATTTTGCTATTATTCAGGTCCCTTGGGGTTCTGGTTCGATCGAGGCAAGTCAAAGTGTGTTGGCGGAGCTGCCAGATCCGCAAGTTCTAGATGCGGTTACGCCTGGTTTCAACCATTACGTCCTCTGGCTCCCTTCGGCGGAAGAGCGTGCAGCAATCGAAGCGTACGGAGAAATTTTACACCAGTTCGGTGGCTTGTCCCTCCTCAAGTTGCACGCCAATCTTGAGTCTGTCCTGTTAGACCTGCCGGTACATCACCGTGCGAAACTACCCACCAATATTGCGCTGCCCGAATTTCAGTCGCCCTCGGCTGCTCCGAGTATATCCGCATCGCCCCAGCAGCAATCGGTCATTCAAGGACTGCTCAATCAAGCGGATGGCGTTCGATGGCTTTGGCAGACTATCGCCCTCGTCGAGAATGAAGATCTCCAGCGGCCGGGACAATTTTTCCGAAGCCGATATGCCCTCCGAGTCCGCGATGTTGTTCAGTTTGATGACAATCCGAAACCCGATCACGCCTGCGATAACTCCGCAGATTACATCGCCCAACAGTTTCGCAGCTACGGTCTGGAAGTTGAATTTGATCCCTTTGACCACCGGCGTAGATCCGCACTTGGAGCGTTGGTGGGAGAGTACGTGATGCGGAATGTGGTGGCGACACTGCCGGGAAAAGGTCCAAACAAAAATCGAATCTACCTGATGGTGGGACATTATGACAGCATCGCCTCCAAAACCCCCGGTTGGGATGGAGGCTGGAGGCAGATGGCAGCGCCGGGCGCGTCCGATAACGCATCAGGCATTGCCGAAATGCTAGAGACAGCGCGCATTCTAAGCCAGCAAGATTTTGACTTCACGGTTCGATTTATTGCCTTTTCGGGGGAGGAGTTGTTTCTATTCGGCAGCAAACATTATGCACGGTTGGTTCAAGAGCGTGGGGATGACATCGCCGGTGTCATAAACTTCGATCTTCTAGGACATGACCCGGACGGCAACTTGGACATCCATGTCCTTGGCGATGAGCAGTCACAGTGGCTCGTCAACGCTTTTGGTGCCGCTGCGGAGCGATACAGACTGCCGATAGATCTACGCCTGAAAAACGATCCCAGTTTTATCTTCAGCGATCACTCCCCATTTTGGGACATCGGCATCCCAGCGGTGATGGTGGCGGAGGAATCGTCCCTCGATGCGCCGGACGAATCGACCGAATATATCCACAGCCAAGAGGATGACCTGACCAAAATCTCAATACCGCTGTTAGGAGAACTGGCTATCAAGTTAGCCGTGGCGACCCTTGCTGAACTCGCTCGTCCCATCGTTGGGTCGAGCGAGCCACTGAACCCTGACATCTTCTGGGAATCCGAAGGTATCACCGTTTCTAACCCCGCTCCTACCAAAGGGGATGAGGTTATAATCTCCGCGGAGGTCACAAACGCAGGACCCGTCCCCGTTGAGAACATCACCGTTCAATTCGTTGTTGTCAGTCCCGATGGAACTTCCGAAACCCTGCCCGAACAAAGCGTAGACCTGAGCGTCAACCAACCCAAAACGGTCAGCGATCGCTTCACACCAGCCACATGGGGCGTATTTACCCTCCGTGCCCTAGTAAACGACGATACACGTGTCTTTGAGTCCAATTTCAACAACAATCGGATTGAAACCGAATTGACGGTGGCGAACCCGAGCGTAACAATCGAAAACATCGTTGCCTACCCGAACCCACTCCGCCTCAACCAGCCGGATGCTGCGCTCAAACTGACTTATACATTGAGTAGCAATGCGGAAGTTGTTATCTCCATCTACGACACCGTCGGCGAGCAGGTCCTTGAAAGTGTGTTTCTTGCGGGAGACAACGGCGGTCGATTGGGTGCAAATGACGCCTTTACTTGGGAGGGCAGGCGGAACTTTTTTGAACTTGTCACACCCGGTGTTTACATCTGTCAGATCACTGCAACTAATGCAGATGGCGAATCGCGGACGGAAGGCACAAAAATCGCTGTGATTCGGTAG